In Myxococcota bacterium, the following are encoded in one genomic region:
- a CDS encoding phosphopyruvate hydratase: REPLLPLPMMNVLNGGAHAENKVDFQEFMLLPTGAPSFSECLRMGAEIFHALREVLHGAGFATGVGDEGGFAPDLDSNEAAVEMLLKAVERAGYRAGQDVHLGLDVAASEFFDGGKYVLEGEGVTRTRDEMVRLYQDWVSRYPIVSIEDGLAEGDWDGWKALTDALGSQIQLVGDDLFVTNQKILREGVRRGVANSVLVKVNQIGSLSETLETMAVAEAAGYTCVMSHRSGETEDTTTADLAAGTACGQIKTGSLSRSDRVAKYNQLLRIESELGAGARFAGRRALRRLK; encoded by the coding sequence CGGGAGCCGCTGCTCCCGCTGCCGATGATGAACGTGCTGAACGGCGGCGCGCACGCCGAGAACAAGGTCGACTTCCAGGAGTTCATGCTCTTGCCGACGGGCGCGCCGAGCTTCTCGGAGTGTCTGCGCATGGGCGCGGAGATCTTCCACGCGCTGCGCGAGGTGCTGCACGGCGCGGGCTTCGCGACCGGCGTGGGCGACGAAGGCGGCTTCGCGCCCGACCTCGACTCGAACGAGGCCGCGGTCGAGATGCTGCTCAAGGCGGTCGAGCGCGCCGGCTACCGCGCGGGTCAGGACGTGCACCTGGGCCTCGACGTGGCCGCCAGCGAGTTCTTCGACGGCGGCAAGTACGTGCTCGAGGGCGAGGGAGTGACTCGCACGCGCGACGAGATGGTGCGCCTGTACCAGGACTGGGTGTCTCGCTATCCGATCGTGTCGATCGAGGACGGCCTGGCCGAAGGTGACTGGGACGGCTGGAAGGCGCTGACCGATGCGCTGGGCAGCCAGATCCAGCTGGTGGGCGACGATCTGTTCGTGACCAACCAGAAGATCCTGCGCGAGGGCGTGCGCCGCGGCGTGGCCAACTCGGTGCTGGTCAAGGTGAACCAGATCGGCAGCCTGAGCGAGACACTCGAGACCATGGCCGTGGCGGAAGCGGCGGGCTACACCTGCGTCATGTCGCACCGCTCGGGCGAGACCGAAGACACCACGACCGCGGACCTCGCGGCGGGCACGGCCTGCGGCCAGATCAAGACCGGGTCGCTCTCGCGCTCGGACCGCGTGGCCAAGTACAACCAGCTCTTGCGCATCGAGTCCGAGCTCGGGGCGGGCGCCCGCTTCGCGGGCCGCCGCGCGCTGCGCCGGCTCAAGTGA
- a CDS encoding response regulator, whose protein sequence is MKLRVLVVDDDEDICLYLREFLTREGFKVTTVSKPADALLEVRQGRHQLVLLDVRLPGVDGVDLLRQLRGIDSDICVIVMTGYPSVQTAVESMKAAAFDYLQKPFDLQELRSVMERAIREKGLIVDAEERVNQMLGARIRSLRKGRSLTLRQLANKTALSVSLISQIELGKSAASVATLRKLATALGVSLADLFDGV, encoded by the coding sequence ATGAAGCTGCGCGTTCTCGTCGTCGACGACGACGAGGACATTTGCCTGTACCTGCGGGAATTCCTCACGCGCGAGGGTTTCAAGGTCACGACCGTCTCGAAGCCGGCCGACGCGCTGCTCGAGGTCCGGCAGGGGCGGCACCAGCTCGTCCTGCTCGACGTGCGGCTGCCCGGCGTCGACGGCGTCGATCTCCTGCGCCAGCTGCGCGGGATCGACTCCGACATCTGCGTGATCGTGATGACCGGCTACCCGTCGGTCCAGACCGCCGTCGAGTCCATGAAGGCCGCCGCGTTCGACTACCTGCAGAAGCCCTTCGACCTGCAGGAGCTGCGCTCCGTGATGGAGCGAGCGATTCGTGAGAAGGGTCTCATCGTCGACGCCGAGGAGCGCGTGAACCAGATGCTGGGCGCGCGCATCCGCTCGCTGCGCAAAGGCCGCTCGCTCACCCTGCGCCAGCTCGCGAACAAGACCGCGCTCTCGGTGAGCCTGATCTCGCAGATCGAGCTCGGGAAGAGCGCGGCCTCGGTCGCCACGCTGCGCAAGCTCGCGACCGCGCTCGGCGTGTCACTCGCCGATCTGTTCGACGGCGTCTGA
- a CDS encoding peptide-binding protein codes for MRRARTRGLLLALTACALACGGPSEKKPAGGETAPAQGAAPAAQTHETPVRGDWLVFHFLADPENLNPLTSNEAGASAILGWIFPSLMYVDPATLELRPAIAKALPQTSADHLEYVYTLRDDVTFSDGKPLGAEDVVFTMKAIRHPRVNAPAQRNYFESVANVDSPQPNVVRFTLSKPYFLNDWALGGVQPIPRHYYDPDNLLDGISVAELNDYDKLPADKKDRAERFAKQFNENYNRSPLGPGAMVLENPARDYVTGEKVELRRRVSWAAGHSELGDPYVDRIVFRIINDPDAALVALKAGTVDVYGPRPVQFLKQMNEPKFLEHVEKHVDRSGGYVYFGWNEKLAIFQDKRVRQALSYLVDKKNICQKLQLGLADPVESPVYPARPEYNQNLKPWPFDPAKAKQLLADAGWSDSDKDGVLDHDDGHGGRMPLRFELLSNSGNEDRKNLGLVVIDELKRAGIDASLRAVDWSILLERVKHHQFDAVILGWTSGGSQPPDLYQIWHSSQAVEGGSNMISYKNDEVDRILTDYRTEFDPAKRKALYDRFQEILYDEQPYTFVYANKSLAAYDKRFHGVTWYPAGGSVEAEWWVPTVEQKYH; via the coding sequence ATGCGACGAGCTCGGACGCGCGGCCTTCTGCTCGCGCTGACTGCCTGCGCTCTGGCCTGTGGGGGCCCGAGCGAGAAGAAGCCTGCGGGTGGAGAGACCGCGCCCGCACAGGGCGCTGCGCCGGCGGCCCAGACGCACGAGACTCCCGTGCGCGGTGACTGGCTGGTCTTCCACTTCCTGGCAGACCCCGAGAATCTGAACCCACTGACCTCGAACGAGGCCGGCGCGTCGGCCATTCTCGGCTGGATCTTTCCGTCGCTGATGTACGTCGACCCCGCGACGCTCGAGCTGCGGCCCGCGATCGCGAAGGCCCTGCCGCAGACCTCGGCCGACCATTTGGAGTACGTCTACACGCTGCGCGACGACGTCACCTTCAGCGACGGCAAGCCGCTCGGCGCCGAGGACGTCGTCTTCACCATGAAGGCGATCCGCCACCCGCGCGTGAACGCGCCGGCGCAGCGCAACTACTTCGAGTCCGTGGCCAACGTCGACTCGCCCCAGCCCAACGTGGTGCGCTTCACGCTCTCGAAGCCGTACTTCCTGAACGACTGGGCGCTGGGCGGCGTGCAGCCGATCCCGCGCCACTACTACGACCCCGACAACCTGCTGGACGGGATCTCGGTCGCGGAGCTGAACGACTACGACAAGCTGCCCGCCGACAAGAAGGACCGCGCCGAACGCTTCGCCAAGCAATTCAACGAGAACTACAACCGCAGCCCGCTCGGGCCGGGCGCGATGGTGCTCGAGAACCCCGCGCGCGACTACGTGACCGGCGAGAAGGTCGAGCTGCGCCGGCGCGTCTCGTGGGCCGCGGGCCACTCCGAGCTCGGCGACCCGTACGTGGACCGGATCGTGTTCCGCATCATCAACGACCCCGACGCGGCGCTGGTCGCGCTGAAGGCGGGCACGGTCGACGTGTACGGCCCGCGGCCCGTGCAGTTCCTGAAGCAGATGAACGAGCCGAAGTTCCTCGAGCACGTCGAGAAGCACGTCGACCGCTCGGGCGGCTACGTGTATTTCGGCTGGAACGAGAAGCTCGCGATCTTCCAGGACAAGCGCGTGCGGCAAGCGCTCTCGTACCTGGTCGACAAGAAGAACATCTGCCAGAAGCTTCAGCTCGGACTGGCCGACCCGGTCGAGTCACCCGTGTATCCCGCCCGGCCGGAGTACAACCAGAACCTGAAGCCGTGGCCGTTCGACCCCGCGAAGGCGAAGCAGCTGCTCGCCGACGCCGGCTGGAGCGACTCCGACAAGGACGGCGTGCTCGACCACGACGACGGCCACGGCGGCCGCATGCCGTTGCGCTTCGAGCTCCTGTCGAACTCCGGCAACGAGGACCGCAAGAATCTGGGCCTGGTGGTGATCGACGAGCTGAAGCGCGCGGGCATCGACGCCAGCCTGCGCGCGGTCGACTGGTCGATCCTGCTCGAGCGCGTGAAACACCACCAGTTCGACGCCGTGATCCTCGGCTGGACCTCGGGCGGGAGTCAGCCGCCCGACCTGTACCAGATCTGGCATTCCTCGCAGGCGGTCGAGGGCGGCTCGAACATGATCTCGTACAAGAACGACGAGGTGGATCGGATCCTCACCGACTACCGCACGGAGTTCGACCCGGCCAAGCGCAAGGCGCTGTACGACCGTTTCCAGGAGATCCTGTACGACGAGCAGCCGTACACCTTCGTGTACGCGAACAAGTCACTCGCGGCCTACGACAAGCGCTTCCACGGAGTCACCTGGTATCCCGCCGGCGGCAGCGTCGAGGCCGAATGGTGGGTGCCCACGGTCGAGCAGAAGTACCACTGA
- a CDS encoding ABC transporter permease, which translates to MSPALLAYALRRLLLMIPTFVAINFIGFAIMRLAPGDPVELALSGGLMSGQTGISTQKMADAEKVKAALRHELGLDRPLVVQYASWLGGFATGELGQSLKDRAPVWDKIRDRLPITVGIDLAALFITYLLAVPLGIYSAVRPGTRLDQFLTVSLFALYSVPGFWIAVLLIVFFCGGDYFAWFPPAGLHSVAFSPEWPFWQRVGDLMNHLALPLFVTTLGSYTELSRYLRSSMLDNARQDYVRTARAKGVPERSVILKHMLRNSLIPMVTIVAGVLPGLIGGSVLIEQIFSIPGLGQLGYQAVLARDYPVVLALFGASVGLTLIGLLIADLLLAVVDPRITFTRTTA; encoded by the coding sequence ATGAGCCCCGCGCTGCTCGCCTACGCGCTGCGGCGCCTGTTGCTGATGATCCCGACCTTCGTCGCGATCAACTTCATCGGCTTCGCCATCATGCGGCTCGCGCCCGGTGACCCGGTGGAGCTCGCGCTCTCGGGCGGGCTTATGTCGGGGCAGACCGGCATCAGCACGCAGAAGATGGCCGACGCCGAGAAGGTGAAGGCGGCGCTGCGCCACGAGCTCGGGCTCGACCGGCCGCTGGTCGTGCAGTACGCGAGCTGGCTCGGCGGCTTCGCGACCGGCGAGCTCGGCCAGTCACTCAAGGACCGCGCTCCGGTGTGGGACAAGATCCGCGACCGGCTGCCGATCACGGTCGGGATCGACCTGGCCGCGCTGTTCATCACCTACCTGCTGGCCGTGCCGCTCGGCATCTACTCGGCGGTGCGTCCGGGCACGCGGCTCGACCAGTTCCTGACCGTGTCACTCTTCGCGCTCTACTCGGTGCCGGGGTTCTGGATCGCGGTGCTCTTGATCGTGTTCTTCTGCGGCGGTGACTACTTCGCCTGGTTCCCGCCCGCCGGCCTGCACTCGGTGGCGTTCAGCCCCGAGTGGCCGTTCTGGCAGCGGGTGGGCGACCTCATGAACCACCTCGCGCTGCCGCTGTTCGTGACGACGCTGGGCAGCTACACGGAGCTCTCGCGCTACCTGCGCTCGTCGATGCTCGACAACGCGCGCCAGGACTACGTGCGCACCGCGCGCGCCAAGGGCGTGCCCGAGCGCAGCGTGATCCTCAAGCACATGCTGCGCAACTCACTCATTCCCATGGTCACGATCGTGGCCGGCGTGCTGCCGGGTCTGATCGGCGGGTCGGTGTTGATCGAGCAGATCTTCTCGATCCCCGGGCTGGGCCAGCTCGGCTACCAGGCGGTACTGGCGCGCGACTATCCGGTGGTGCTGGCGCTGTTCGGCGCATCGGTGGGACTCACGCTGATCGGGCTGTTGATCGCCGACCTCTTGCTGGCGGTGGTCGATCCGCGCATCACGTTCACGAGAACCACCGCCTGA
- a CDS encoding ABC transporter permease — protein sequence MAAPESAGRRLQREFLRRRRGVFGMRVILALFVLALAADFIANDKPYYLKLDGVRYYPIALDYGVSLGLCQWPDALLNQRFDALAERAEAALWPPIPYSPTVPNIMGDVFQPPSRSHWLGTDGLGRDVAAGMLHGIRVSLTIGLVVVAIQATIGIALGALAGYYGGIVDLALSRLIEVMIAIPTFFLILIVAATFPPSIYLVMAILGVTGWVGIARLIRSEFLRVRASDFVAAAQSLGASDLRVMLRHVLPNAVAPVLVAMSFGVSGAILTESGLSFLGIGVPAHIVTWGSILAVAQSNYQAWWLAVFPGVAIFVTMTAYNLLGDALRDALDPRDQGT from the coding sequence ATGGCCGCCCCGGAGAGCGCGGGCCGACGCCTGCAGCGCGAGTTCTTGCGCCGCAGGCGCGGCGTGTTCGGCATGCGCGTGATCCTGGCGCTGTTCGTGCTCGCGCTCGCGGCCGACTTCATCGCGAACGACAAGCCCTACTACCTGAAGCTCGATGGCGTCCGTTACTACCCGATCGCGCTCGACTACGGCGTCTCGCTGGGGCTGTGCCAGTGGCCCGACGCGCTCTTGAACCAGCGCTTCGACGCGCTCGCCGAGCGCGCCGAGGCCGCGCTCTGGCCACCGATCCCGTACAGCCCCACCGTGCCGAACATCATGGGCGACGTGTTCCAGCCGCCCTCGCGCAGTCACTGGCTCGGCACCGACGGGCTCGGGCGCGACGTGGCCGCGGGCATGCTGCACGGCATCCGCGTGTCACTCACGATCGGCCTGGTGGTGGTCGCGATCCAGGCCACGATCGGCATCGCCCTGGGCGCGCTCGCCGGCTACTACGGCGGGATCGTCGATCTGGCGCTGTCGCGCCTGATCGAGGTGATGATCGCGATTCCGACCTTCTTCCTGATCCTGATCGTGGCGGCGACCTTCCCGCCCTCGATCTACCTGGTGATGGCGATCCTGGGCGTGACCGGCTGGGTCGGGATCGCGCGCCTCATCCGGAGTGAGTTTCTCCGGGTGCGCGCGTCGGACTTCGTCGCCGCGGCGCAGAGCCTGGGCGCGTCGGACCTGCGCGTGATGCTGCGCCACGTGCTGCCCAACGCCGTGGCGCCCGTGCTGGTGGCCATGTCGTTCGGCGTGTCGGGGGCGATCCTCACCGAGTCGGGGCTGTCGTTCCTGGGCATCGGCGTCCCGGCTCACATCGTGACCTGGGGCTCGATCCTGGCCGTCGCGCAGTCCAACTACCAGGCCTGGTGGCTCGCCGTGTTCCCCGGCGTGGCGATCTTCGTGACCATGACCGCCTACAACCTGCTCGGCGATGCCCTGCGCGACGCGCTGGATCCGCGCGATCAGGGGACGTAG
- a CDS encoding dihydrodipicolinate synthase family protein: protein MHTLENYAARRGLSIPIVSCLLPDGEPDDAGQRRLVRYLIQNGRGADVLFVMGTTGEWNKLDRARRQRVIRVSVEETKKHESRLVRAGEQPVEAWVGLTAPTRNETLETLELALEIGAHAGVIAPLAIQDVGDPVRFLQRDVADLLDARDRRLPIFLYDNADISVAREQHLRTRAVKAMSRLDFVRGIKVSAPPRRLGHYTKAARQFRDLGSFDIYVGDALQILRMMRPRTGFWGALREHWNRFLLHDLLPSGVVSGPANLYPREWQRAWRVASAGDVERMDQLESLFRKFSDSYRFPEGKRSLAALKRGLFRRGVLSSDSVAKGTAALSREQAAQLDAALEKLDDELAAALPARWRSDPAAAEEP from the coding sequence GTGCACACGCTCGAGAACTACGCAGCGCGGCGCGGACTCTCGATCCCGATCGTGTCGTGTCTCCTGCCCGACGGCGAGCCCGACGACGCGGGCCAGCGCCGGCTCGTGCGCTACCTGATCCAGAACGGGCGCGGCGCCGACGTGCTGTTCGTGATGGGCACCACCGGCGAGTGGAACAAGCTCGACCGCGCGCGCCGCCAGCGCGTGATCCGCGTGTCGGTCGAGGAGACCAAGAAGCACGAGTCACGCCTGGTGCGGGCCGGCGAGCAGCCGGTCGAGGCCTGGGTCGGGCTCACGGCCCCGACGCGCAACGAGACGCTCGAGACACTCGAGCTCGCGCTCGAGATCGGCGCGCACGCCGGCGTGATCGCGCCGCTCGCCATACAAGACGTGGGCGACCCGGTGCGCTTCCTGCAGCGCGACGTCGCCGACCTGCTCGACGCGCGCGACCGCAGGCTGCCGATCTTCCTGTACGACAACGCCGACATCTCGGTGGCCAGGGAGCAGCACCTGCGCACGCGCGCGGTGAAGGCCATGTCGCGGCTCGACTTCGTGCGCGGCATCAAGGTGTCCGCGCCGCCGCGCCGGCTGGGTCACTACACCAAGGCCGCGCGCCAGTTCCGGGACCTGGGCTCGTTCGACATCTACGTGGGCGACGCGCTGCAGATCCTGCGCATGATGAGGCCGCGCACCGGGTTCTGGGGTGCGCTGCGCGAGCACTGGAACCGCTTCCTCCTGCACGACCTCTTGCCCTCGGGCGTGGTGAGCGGGCCTGCGAACCTGTATCCGCGCGAGTGGCAGCGGGCCTGGCGCGTGGCGTCGGCGGGCGACGTGGAGCGCATGGACCAGCTCGAGTCACTCTTCCGGAAGTTCTCGGACAGCTACCGCTTCCCCGAGGGCAAGCGCAGCCTCGCGGCGCTGAAGCGCGGCCTGTTCCGGCGCGGCGTGCTGTCGAGTGACTCGGTGGCGAAGGGCACGGCCGCGCTGTCGCGCGAGCAGGCGGCGCAGCTCGACGCGGCGCTCGAGAAGCTCGACGACGAGCTGGCCGCGGCGCTGCCCGCGCGCTGGCGCTCCGACCCGGCCGCCGCGGAGGAGCCGTGA
- a CDS encoding PfkB family carbohydrate kinase: protein MSPARYDVAGTGSMVVDEIHFAKRIVAAEEKGLLRADASGRVAQRQVGGVTLNHLGWARVLGLRTAIFGKQADDPNGRFLRAGMERLGIEQHIDLSGSASSFAQIYVDPDGARAIYMARGATAELTPEEIATRHRAVIESAAIVTTEVSQVPLATARRVLEIARAAGARTVVDLDVPLGDAVPALGSEADLHAVLGLADVLKPSLAALDGIVAEGSARARARELAEKTGAKLVALTLGPAGSLLFRAGEVAIAPAASVNVVDTTGAGDAFLGGLLAGITHDLDLESAARLGNACGAACCEQIGAFPDRPGPARLRVAELYAALGGSELRLAPLGPDQGETERAVARFLEVAPREVAAAAARLDRASLAAAAELIHAAESAGARVHVTGIGKPEHVARYAASLLSSTGTPAAFLHGTEVSHGSVGQMHPGDVVIAISNSGTTDELLNAVEALRRFGARILAVTARRDSPLGRAADAVLEVGVGEEGDSLGLAPRASVLAQVLVLAALSVQLQESKGFTRDDYARRHPAGELGKKARS, encoded by the coding sequence GTGAGCCCCGCGCGCTACGACGTCGCCGGCACCGGCAGCATGGTGGTCGACGAGATCCACTTCGCCAAGCGCATCGTCGCGGCCGAGGAGAAGGGTCTCTTGCGCGCCGACGCCAGCGGGCGCGTGGCGCAGCGCCAGGTCGGCGGAGTCACGCTGAACCACCTGGGCTGGGCGCGCGTGCTGGGCCTGCGCACGGCGATCTTCGGCAAGCAGGCCGACGACCCCAACGGCCGCTTCCTGCGCGCGGGCATGGAGCGGCTCGGGATCGAGCAGCACATCGATCTCTCCGGCAGCGCGTCGTCGTTCGCGCAGATCTACGTCGATCCCGACGGTGCACGCGCGATCTACATGGCGCGCGGCGCAACCGCCGAGCTGACTCCCGAGGAGATCGCGACCCGACACCGCGCGGTCATCGAGAGCGCAGCGATCGTGACCACCGAGGTCTCGCAGGTGCCGCTCGCGACCGCGCGCCGCGTGCTCGAGATCGCGCGCGCGGCCGGCGCGCGCACCGTGGTGGACCTCGACGTGCCGCTGGGCGACGCGGTGCCGGCACTGGGCAGCGAGGCGGACCTCCACGCCGTGCTGGGCCTGGCCGACGTCTTGAAGCCCTCGCTCGCCGCGCTGGACGGAATCGTCGCCGAAGGCTCGGCCCGAGCGCGCGCGCGCGAGCTGGCCGAGAAGACGGGCGCGAAGCTGGTCGCGCTCACGCTCGGCCCGGCCGGGTCACTCCTGTTCCGCGCGGGCGAGGTCGCGATCGCGCCCGCCGCCTCGGTGAACGTGGTCGACACCACCGGCGCGGGCGATGCGTTTCTGGGCGGTCTGCTCGCGGGCATCACCCACGACCTCGATCTCGAGAGCGCGGCGCGGCTGGGCAACGCCTGTGGGGCGGCCTGCTGCGAGCAGATCGGCGCCTTCCCCGACCGGCCGGGACCGGCGCGCCTGCGCGTGGCCGAGCTCTATGCGGCGCTGGGCGGGAGCGAGCTGCGGCTCGCGCCGCTCGGCCCCGACCAGGGCGAGACCGAGCGCGCCGTGGCGCGCTTCCTCGAGGTCGCCCCACGCGAGGTGGCCGCCGCCGCCGCGCGGCTCGACCGCGCGTCACTCGCCGCCGCCGCCGAGCTGATCCACGCCGCCGAGAGCGCGGGCGCGCGCGTGCACGTGACCGGCATTGGCAAGCCCGAGCACGTGGCGAGATACGCGGCTTCGCTGCTCTCGAGCACGGGCACACCCGCGGCGTTCCTGCACGGCACCGAGGTGTCTCACGGCAGCGTCGGCCAGATGCATCCCGGCGACGTGGTGATCGCGATCTCGAACAGCGGCACGACCGACGAGCTCTTGAACGCGGTCGAGGCGCTGCGGCGCTTCGGCGCGCGCATCCTGGCCGTGACCGCCCGGCGCGACTCACCGCTGGGGCGCGCGGCCGACGCCGTGCTCGAGGTCGGCGTGGGCGAAGAGGGCGACTCACTCGGGCTCGCGCCGCGCGCCAGCGTGTT